The sequence below is a genomic window from Labilithrix sp..
TCGGTGACGACCACGGTCTCGTCCGCCTCGTCGTCGTCGAGGTCGTTCGTGACCGCGATCGCGCGCGGGTTGCGCACCGCGCCGGCGATCGCGGTGCGCGTGCCGGCGGCGGTGTCGATGACGCTGACGCTGCCCTCCGCGAGCTCCGCGACGAAGAGCTTGGAGCCGCGCGGCGAGAGCGCGATGCCGGTCGGCTCCGAGCCGACGTTGATCGGCGCGCCGACCGCGGGCGTCGCCGTGTCGATGCCGGTGATCTTCACCACCGTCGCGGTGCCACGGTTCGCGACCCACGCCGTCTTGCTGTCGCTCGCGATGACGATCGCGGAAGGCGCGGCGCCGGTCCCGGTCTTCACGACCGAGAGGCGCGCGTTGTCACTCGTCTGGAAGAACGAGACGGAGCCATCCTCCGGGTTCACCATGCCGACGATCGCGTCGTCGTCGCTGATCGCGATCGTCCCCGACTTCGACGCGCGCTTCGCGGTGGCGCCGAGCGGCGGCGGCGTGACGACGTCCGAGCCCGAGTCCTCCGGCGGCGTGATGACGCTCGTGTCGGGCCCTGCGTCGTCGACCGGCGCGGCGGGGGGCGAATCGTCGTCACCGCAGCCACCCGCGAGACCCGCGAACACCGTCGCCGCGACGGTGGCGGACAACATGATACTGGATTTCAATTTCATATAAGAACCCTCCTTCGTACAAACTCGAAACCGCTCAAGCTACCACGGCTCACTACCGGTGCGTCGCCGGCGCGATTCGTTCACGAGCGGAGGTTTCGCCGGATCACGAGCGCCGAGACCACCGCGCCGATCGCGGCGACGCCGACCGCGACGAAGAGGAGGATCCACACCGCGCTCGAGTCGCGCTGCTGTCCGCCGGGCGGGCAATAGACGTAGGTGACGGGCTCGCTTTCGGTCGCCGCGCGCTCGCAGGTGATCTCGAGGCCGTCGCCGATCGCGAGGCCCTGACATCCTCGATCGTCCGCCGCGCACGCGCGCCCGGCGCTCGAGCACTTCCGCTCGACGCTGCACGGGCTCACCGCCGTCGCTTCCCCTTCGGCGCCGGCTCGGGCGGGGGCGGGAGCGGATGGAGATCGATCGTGACGAGGATGCTGCGCTCGAACGTGATCGTCTCTTCGCGCGGCTCGTGGCCGGGGGCCTCGACGCGGATCGTGTGCTGGGCGGCGTCGCGCGGGCGCTTGCCGATCGCGGGGTTCGGGAGCGTCGCGCCGTCGACGATGATCTTCGCGTCCGCCGGCATCGCGCGGATCGTGTAGTCGATCTCCTCGATCTCCTCGGTCTCCTCGGGCTTCGGCGGCGGAGCCGGGGCCGGCGCGGGCTCGTCGATCTCGACCGCGGGCGGGGCCTGCTTCTTCGCGCGGAGCACGAGGAGGCCGCCGGCGGCGCCGGCGAGGAGCACGGTCCCGAGCGCGATCGACACGACGACGAGCGCGACGTTGCTCGTGCGCGGGGCGGGCGGCAGCGGAGCGGCGGCGGCGATCGACGCGGCGGCGGCGTGCACGACGGGCGCGCTCATCGTCTCCGGGCGCGGCGGCTGCACCGGAGTCCCGAGCCCGCGGTAGGTCTCGCCCGAGATGGCCGCGTTCGGGGGCCCGAACATCGAGCCCGGCGGGATCGTCTCCTGCGCGTCGACCGTGAAGCCGAACGGCAGCTTCTGGAGCGGCATCGTGTGCTCGTCCGTCGAGCCGAGGCGCCGGAAGCGGGCGAGCTGCTCCTCCACCGCGTGCGTGATCTTCGCGCGCGTCGAGGCGAAGACCTCCGCGACGTACGCGCCGACGTCGCGCGCGCTCGCGTCCTGCGTCGAGAGCAGCCACGCCTCGAGCTCGTCGGCCATCGCGTCCGCGGTCGGGTACCGATTCTCGCGCTCGTGCGCCATCGCGCGCGCGCAGATCTCGGCGAGCCGCGGCGGCGCCGACGGCGCGACGTGGAGCACGTGGGGGAGGCGTCCCTCCGCGAGCATCATCAGCTTGTCGTCGCCCTTGCGGAACAGGCGGCGGCGCGTGAGCGCCTCGTGGAGCATGACGCCGACCGAGAACACGTCGGCGCGGCGATCGACCTCCTCGCGGCACGCTTGCTCCGGCGCCATGTATTCGAGCTTGCCCTTGAAGTCCTCGGGCCGCGCCTCGGCCGCGAGCGCGGCCTTCGCGATGCCGAAGTCGAGCACCTTCACCCCGCCGGCCCACGCGATCATGACGTTCTGCGGTGAGACGTCGCGATGGACGACGTTGAGCGGCTTGCCGTCGAAGTCGCGGAGGTCGTGCGCGTAGTGGAGACCGCGCAGCGTGTCGACGAGGATGCGGAGGTGGAACGAGAGCGGGGGTGGCAGCGCGTCCTTCTTGCGTGCGACGCGCACGTAGGGGACGCCTTCGAGGAACTCCATCGCGATGAAGTGGAGGCCGGTCTTCTCGTCCGTGCCGACCTCGAGCGTCTGGACGACGTTCGGATGATTGAGCCGCGCGGCGAGGCGCGCCTCGTCCATGAACATCTTCACGAACGACGGGTCTTGCGCGAGGTCGGGGCGGAGCTGCTTGATGACGACGAGCTTCTCGAAGCCCACGTCCTGCGTCACCGCGAGGTACACGTCGGCCATCCCGCCCTCGGCGAGCATGCCGATGTACCGGTACTTCCCCACCCCTCGGATCGCCTCGCCCGTCGCGGGGACGACGCGGATGCTGGACAGGCTATTGGCGTTCACGCGTAGCGCCCGGAGCGTAGCACCCCGCCCCGCCGTGGGCGTTCTTGCCATGCAGGATTGCCCCGCTCTCCCCGCATATTTTCGAGGGTTCGCGGGCTTCGAGCCCGGAACACGCGTTGCACGATCCCGCCGCAGTGCTATGAGGCCCGCCATGAAGCTCGGCGCGTTGATGGTCGTGGTCTCCGCGATGGCCGCGTGCGCCCCCAAACCCGCGGCGCCCCCGACCTCG
It includes:
- a CDS encoding serine/threonine protein kinase, whose translation is MNANSLSSIRVVPATGEAIRGVGKYRYIGMLAEGGMADVYLAVTQDVGFEKLVVIKQLRPDLAQDPSFVKMFMDEARLAARLNHPNVVQTLEVGTDEKTGLHFIAMEFLEGVPYVRVARKKDALPPPLSFHLRILVDTLRGLHYAHDLRDFDGKPLNVVHRDVSPQNVMIAWAGGVKVLDFGIAKAALAAEARPEDFKGKLEYMAPEQACREEVDRRADVFSVGVMLHEALTRRRLFRKGDDKLMMLAEGRLPHVLHVAPSAPPRLAEICARAMAHERENRYPTADAMADELEAWLLSTQDASARDVGAYVAEVFASTRAKITHAVEEQLARFRRLGSTDEHTMPLQKLPFGFTVDAQETIPPGSMFGPPNAAISGETYRGLGTPVQPPRPETMSAPVVHAAAASIAAAAPLPPAPRTSNVALVVVSIALGTVLLAGAAGGLLVLRAKKQAPPAVEIDEPAPAPAPPPKPEETEEIEEIDYTIRAMPADAKIIVDGATLPNPAIGKRPRDAAQHTIRVEAPGHEPREETITFERSILVTIDLHPLPPPPEPAPKGKRRR